One Paraburkholderia aromaticivorans genomic region harbors:
- a CDS encoding transporter substrate-binding domain-containing protein, translated as MNKAALALLGALAGVLMHAGVAGAQNSATTATPSRLDEILARGTLRACTTGDYKPYSFYKADGQFEGIDIDMTESLAKSLGVKTEYVKTSWSNLMNDFVAKCDVGVGGVSPTLERQKRAFFTEAYMVDGKTPIVRCDDVNKYQTVAQIDQPATRAIVNPGGTNERFAKQYFPHANLTVYPDNVTIFKQILAGKADVMVTDASETLLQQKLNPGLCSVHPDKPFQYGEKAWLLPRGDVSFQQYVDQWLHLARATGEYQAISDKWLK; from the coding sequence ATGAACAAGGCAGCACTCGCATTGCTCGGCGCGCTGGCCGGCGTTTTGATGCACGCAGGCGTGGCCGGGGCACAGAACAGCGCCACCACCGCAACGCCCTCGCGGCTCGACGAAATCCTCGCGCGCGGCACGCTGCGCGCCTGCACGACCGGTGACTACAAACCGTACTCGTTTTACAAGGCGGACGGCCAGTTCGAAGGCATCGATATCGACATGACGGAGTCGCTCGCCAAGTCGCTCGGCGTGAAGACGGAGTACGTCAAGACGTCGTGGTCGAATCTGATGAACGACTTTGTCGCTAAATGCGACGTCGGCGTGGGCGGCGTGTCGCCGACGCTGGAGCGGCAGAAGCGCGCGTTTTTCACGGAGGCCTACATGGTCGACGGCAAGACGCCGATCGTTCGGTGCGACGACGTCAACAAATATCAGACCGTCGCGCAGATCGACCAGCCGGCGACACGCGCGATCGTCAATCCGGGTGGCACCAACGAGCGCTTCGCGAAACAGTACTTTCCGCATGCGAACCTGACCGTCTATCCGGATAACGTGACGATCTTCAAGCAGATCCTCGCCGGCAAGGCGGATGTGATGGTGACGGACGCGTCCGAAACCCTGTTGCAGCAGAAGCTGAATCCCGGCCTTTGCTCGGTTCATCCGGACAAACCTTTCCAGTATGGTGAAAAGGCCTGGCTGCTGCCGCGCGGCGATGTGTCGTTCCAGCAATACGTCGACCAGTGGTTGCACCTTGCGCGGGCAACAGGCGAATACCAAGCCATTTCGGACAAGTGGCTGAAGTAG